ATGGTTTCAGCAAGATATCTTTAATCATTTTCCAGATAATTCTGGTCATCTCATCGCCATCGAGTTCAACTAATGGAGTATTCATTTTAATTTTATCAGTCATATTCGTTTACCTCGTTTTATATTTTGATAAGTGGGCATCATTTTGACTACAGGCATTTTTTTATCTAAACAATATTTATTTCATAATTAGGGAAAGTATAAAACTGATTATAGTGGATGCTATAAGACATGTAGGAACGGCTAGGAATATTAGTTTAGGGAATAAACGGTTCCTGTCTTCTTCGTTGCTACATCCTCCTAATGTTAGACTGCCCCCGGATGAGAAGGGAGAAATGGCAGTTGCTTGAGCACCAATAACTACGCAGGTAAAGAGGAGCATCGGGTTAAGACCAGTGGCTTCCACAATAGAGGGGATAATGGGGAAAAGCGCCGGGCACACAACACCAAGAGTACTGCTGAAAAAGGACATAATGCCGCCAACAACACATAATGCCATTGGCACTAAGAAAATAGGCATATTAGAACCGATCCAGCCAGCAAGTATCTTAATCGTTCCGGCTTTTATGGCGACAGAAATAAGCATGCCTACACCGCAGATCATAATCAAGGTTCCCCAAGGTACTTTGGCAACAACCTGCTTTTCATCACCGAGTTTCAGTAAGAGTGCTATAACTGCCATTATGCAGGCAATCAAACCAATATCCATCTTGGAATTGATAAAGGTAATAGCTTTATTAGCAGGTAACAGCATATGCATAATTGGTGCCGCCAAGACAATGACTATCATCAGCATAATAAGATATAAGGTTGTCTTTTGTTTCGCATCAAAAGCGGGCGGTTTTTCAATGTTAAAATTCTTGCTGAGTACCTTAGTACTATTAGTCACTAACATGAAGAAGGAAATTACAAGAATGGGGATAACCATCGTAGTTATGAAAATAGTTGTTGTATAAACAAGGGACGGTTCTGTGTAGCCGGATGCTTCAATTAGGCTTTTGAAGATTATGCCGCTTTGACTTGTCATAAAGTTAGCCCCGCCAAGTGCTCCGTAGTTTACGGCTACCGCTCCTACCAATTTATTTAAACCGGTTTTTTCACACAGCATCATGGTGATGGGAGCCATAAAGGCCATTACGGTAAAGAAGCCTGCGCCAAGACCGGCAATGAGGGCAGCAGCAATGAAAATAGCGAAAGGCAGCATTTGAGGAAATTTACGGCAACTATATAAAAGGGTAGCTGAAAGCTTTTCCAAAGTGCCGTTAACGAGTGCAAAATTGTAAAACAGTGATACGGCAAAAATAACGAAAAAAATACTTATTGGCCACATGGCAACGACTGCACTCGATTTTAAATCTAGCAAAAAGCATCCAATGATATAAGCAAAACAAATGGCAAAAAGCCCGGTATTGATTTTGGTTTTATAACCGAGAGCAATGGCAATTGCAATTGCCATTACTACAATGAAACTAATCATAATAATTCTCCTTTTCTTAGAGTAATTTTACGGTATATACTTAAGATTTAGAGATTTATAAATCTAGAAGCTTAGCGGCATGCTCTTTCGTCATTTTGTCAAGTACAGCTTGCGAAATACCGGAATCAAGCAAGAATTGGATACTTTCTGCTAAAGCATCGCTCCACATGGGATTTTCTGTTTGTCCACCGTCAGTTGCCAATATGGTTGATTCATAGCCGACTTGGGTAATTGCCTCAAGATTAGTTTTAAAGTTTTTCTGATAGTTCTGACCGGGAGCTCTAGTGGCATAACACCTTTCAAAATATACTCCATATTTAGCCAGTTCCCTCTGCTGTGGAATGGACATCGAAATGGACCACCATTCGGGATGATTCACAATAATTTTATGTACGCCTAAATTTTTAGCAGTATCAACAACTACTAAGATTTCTTCCGATGATAGATGGCCTGTAGCTAATATTACATTGTTTTCAGCAATTATTTTTAATATAGTAATGAGCTCTGGAACTACCTTATTGTCAACAACCGAAACAATACCATTACTTTTACCTTGTATTTTTTTTTCATGAGCAGAATCCGACGTTGGCAGCCAAACAATTTTTGCCCCCATTTTTATTGCGGTATTTACTGCTGCAGGATTATATCCACCTACATAAGAATTTAAGGTAATACCGCCAAATACGCTGATGCCAGGTGTTACATATTCGGCAATAGATGCTCTGTCCATTGTCGGTACTAAATGTGATTTGATAACAATGGCACGCGCTCCGACACGCAATGCCTCTTTGGCTAATTCGATGTCATTTAAACGGCGAAGACGAACATCAGGATTGGTATGAATGTGAGTATCAATAGTACCCTTTAAAAGTTGTATTTTACGACTATCATTTTCCATACTTATACCCCTTTCAAATAAAATTTGGTTGTACATATCTTTTAGAGAAATAGCTTCAAGGCAAAACCATTAGAAAATTAACGCTAGAAAAGATGTGCTATTTGTATAAAAGCATTACCATGG
This Veillonellales bacterium DNA region includes the following protein-coding sequences:
- a CDS encoding SLC13 family permease; this translates as MISFIVVMAIAIAIALGYKTKINTGLFAICFAYIIGCFLLDLKSSAVVAMWPISIFFVIFAVSLFYNFALVNGTLEKLSATLLYSCRKFPQMLPFAIFIAAALIAGLGAGFFTVMAFMAPITMMLCEKTGLNKLVGAVAVNYGALGGANFMTSQSGIIFKSLIEASGYTEPSLVYTTTIFITTMVIPILVISFFMLVTNSTKVLSKNFNIEKPPAFDAKQKTTLYLIMLMIVIVLAAPIMHMLLPANKAITFINSKMDIGLIACIMAVIALLLKLGDEKQVVAKVPWGTLIMICGVGMLISVAIKAGTIKILAGWIGSNMPIFLVPMALCVVGGIMSFFSSTLGVVCPALFPIIPSIVEATGLNPMLLFTCVVIGAQATAISPFSSGGSLTLGGCSNEEDRNRLFPKLIFLAVPTCLIASTIISFILSLIMK
- a CDS encoding DUF6282 family protein, which encodes MENDSRKIQLLKGTIDTHIHTNPDVRLRRLNDIELAKEALRVGARAIVIKSHLVPTMDRASIAEYVTPGISVFGGITLNSYVGGYNPAAVNTAIKMGAKIVWLPTSDSAHEKKIQGKSNGIVSVVDNKVVPELITILKIIAENNVILATGHLSSEEILVVVDTAKNLGVHKIIVNHPEWWSISMSIPQQRELAKYGVYFERCYATRAPGQNYQKNFKTNLEAITQVGYESTILATDGGQTENPMWSDALAESIQFLLDSGISQAVLDKMTKEHAAKLLDL